From Cotesia glomerata isolate CgM1 linkage group LG3, MPM_Cglom_v2.3, whole genome shotgun sequence:
CAGAATATCTCGAAAAGTTTTGaaccgatcttgatgaaaCTTGGTACACATATTCTTTGGGTAATTAGCGAGAtcgagttcgaagatgagcaaaatcggtcaattagtttagaaatggcggccatttaaaattttcaaaattttgtaaatttcaagttttgtaACTTTAACCGTGAATAACTTTTGGCTGACAGAAAAGAGCTCATTTCTGAAAACTTCATGGTGAAGCTGATTATATTACCTTCAATTTGACCTATAACACTTATACGTtatgaagatttttattaattttataggccattgaaaaatttgaaaataatgaactttttttcaaatgtggtttttttagaatgacTTTTGAACAGCTTTACTGaccgattccaaaaactactcagctcttaacataaaaaaactacgtcgatcgccgccagacCGGTTAAAATCGCTTGATTCgtttgtgagatatcgttgacgaaaaaaatcgaaaaaagcgtttttttttcaaacaaattccgaaattttttatctgatcaATTCACGGTTTGAAATTCAtcatagaattcaaaaaactgcATCGACTGTTGTCAACTACGTGATAATCGGTTTactcgtttaaaagttatcgcggattgaaaatttaaaaattacataaacatttgttattgaacaaattaaataacataaataaagaaaatctcATATCAcatgaaatctaccttccatttcgggtgaggccgaatggcattttttaactaacataaacatttgtaaatattattagttgATAACACTTAATTTATCCtttcaattattatatattgaaagttattcaaatttctatgaaaatttaattataaagttacaattaataattgctTACCTTCTGAATCAACATTATTTATCGCTGGATTGTGTAGCGATACGTATTGAACAAGTTGAGGCAAATAATCTGACGACATTCTACTCGCGATTATCAAAGCCGAGTCGTAAGCGTTTTCAGGTGACACTGGATTGGCGCCGTTCTTCAGCAGCAAACTAACAATTTCTGGCTGCGCAGAATGTTGAATCGCTAATTCAAGACTCGtctaaaaacattaataaaataacaattaaaccaagcaaatatttcaaaaattgtcaatcattatttatattattaagaggatgagaaaaattttgtagccagaatagtcatatgataaaatcggtttttttagtgaaatttagtgtcattgtaaAGGTGTCGACTtcaatttgtgccttttcaagatttcatatcattctcaccgacagtcaatttattatgataactATTTAGGCTGCCTTCAAAAATTCTCGATCTCTAAATAcatgattaagaaatgaccttgtatcttgtgaactattgacattttcaaagatataagcttatcccgatgttacactcatcaagacctttcatttgagtacccacatcaatttttcatatatttatatgtattatatatatgtatatatgaaaaatatatcaaaatgcatgtgggtattcaaatgaaagctcttgatgagtgcaacatcgggatgagttaatatctttaaaaacgtcaatagttaaaaaattactgtgcAATTTagcaaaagtaattatttaataaagtaaaattttatttatttatagttcacaagtcacatagtgactgcaaggttactagttttaatattaactCACCTGTTTGTCTTGAGTAGGAATATCAACAGATTCCTTGACAACTTTGAGCATCATAAGATGTCTCTTCAAAACTCGTGGATCATTTCCAAAAACAGCTTTGTGAACATTGAGTAATCCATTTTCGTCAAACTTCTTGGCATTCTTCAAATCGCGATTCAATATTTTGTAAGCTTTCTCCACCACCGGATTTATTTTcaacatatttttaacttgTTCAACACTTTTCTTGTCAACCCAAACATCTTTGTCCAACATTTCGTCAAGTGCTTCTCTAAAATTAGCAGTATCTGTGCAagcttttcttttttcttccttattgttattaattaattgtttttcaatttcGTGAAGTCTCTCCACGCCATTAGTATCTCCAGTCACGcgaataaaatcatttttatccaACAACCCGAATACGTTCGTCTGCGATGACGTGTCTTTAACTGACAAATAATTATGAGGAGGTTTTTTAGGAATAAACCGCTCCATTCCAAACCCGCACTCCTCTAAAGCCCTCAGAGCTCTCATTTTAAGATCTTCATCACTAACAGTGCTAAGTGCTTCGCCAACAACACTCAGCTTATCGGATAATTCTTCATCCGTTAAGTCTTCGCGCAAATATGGCGACCTGTAGCTCTCCATTGGAGATCCACTTCTTCTGGGATTCccatctttatttaatttatcactaCTACTATTCGTATTTTTGTTATTCCCCCTCCTTATCAGATTCACTCTGCCCTGTGAATTAACTAACGGAACAGACTGTGGagtatttttaacattcattTCAGTCTCAGTCTGCTCTTGATCCAACAAATCATTATTTTGCAAAACATAAACAGTATTTCCGTCTAAATTACTACCATCGTCAAGATTTATAATTCCATTAGAGTCAtcaacaatatttatcaaattttgatcagaAATATCTGCTGCTAATGCGTATCCATGATCAAATCCTCTTTTATTCCCGGCGATTCGTATCAAGCGACTGCCGGGTTGTCCATTACTATTCACTTGCTGCCtgtttataatatttgattgATTAGCATTTTTAACAGTTCTGAACGGTAAATTTTTTCCTCTATTTAGCAGTGACGTACCTCTACGCAATAAAGCTGGTTTTTGtccatttaaattattatcatcagtAATAATATTGGCACTTTTATTTTGTACATTTCTTAAAACCGTTCTTTCAGGTTCTTTTTTTAGAACTCGCCAGCCTCTTCCTTGTTGCATAACAATTCCATTTGATTCACCCTCGCCATAGCTACCACTAAGATCAATGCTGTCGTCATTCGACACAACAATATTATGATCATCAAGCTGATAAATTGAATTGGTAACAATATTTGATCTTAATGGCATATTAACGCGAGAATTTAAATCTGATGATAATTTAACTCCTCTTAAGTGCGGCggaattatatattttaccgcCGAATTCGGATTTTTGTTCAGTGATTTATAAATATCCTGTGATGATGCGAGCATTGAGGGTTTAATGTCGCTTGTTCCAGATGCTGTGGTCACTAAAGTGTCTCCTTTGGTCATTATATTCACAGGCTGATCTGATCTAATCAATGGCTTCGCTAATGAGAATGATATTGTTTTGCCATTCAGAGAAGTCACTGGCGTATTTTGTGGCATTATTTTCATGTCAAGCTCTCGGCCATccttggtttttattttaaacttcgCAAGCTTCATTGATTTTTGTGTCGCTCCTGCTGGAGATTTAGCTTCACTGCTACTATCATTGCCCTTAGCCATACTTGGATATGCTTGAGGTAGCGCAAATTCACGAACACATTCAGTCAGTGAAAGATTGGGTACAGGTGATGACGATGATCTCGCTCGTTTTCTTGGAATCGCTGATTCAGattccattttttaatatttgccGGCttgaaatttcttcttttgaaaacgggattttttttatttcttttagagaaaaatttattccattgATAGTTctggaataataattttaaattatattagacttgtttttattaatgtaatcttaattaattaatttttaactagttGTTCTATTACtgtataattgaattaatataattaattagaacgtataaatataataattaaacgcAATAAATGATAAGATATTATTACCGTCAAtgatatgaataattttttaaccaacGAGTGTATGCAAGACGGGAGATCCCTGGTTTTTGTGGTTACACTATAACTGTTGGCGCTTCCACAGATGTGCACGGGGATTATATTTGTATAATtacatacaaatttttaaataacagctgaaacaattaaaatttattaaataaaaaatgaatgactTGTCGGAAAATTGATAAATGGAAAATGATATAAATacctaataatattaataaaatagatttcAGTGATTTGCGTtggtataaaaattctatttactACAAACATCAACCACTGGTTATTCTGCGTTAAGACTGTACACACATTAGTACCACTGATCCCCAACATGTGATGAGAATAAGCAGTAAATCCTGTGAATGCATAACTTGAACTTTCTATTGGCTGCATTGTTGGGGAAATCTCTACAGAACTACATCTTGTGGTCAATTTTCGACATAGTTGGCTGTAGTGACAATTTATTCCCGCTAGTTGCGCTACTTTTATTATCgagtttaaattcatttatttatttatttaaacgcCAATTGACTTTAGACATTAGGTTTACATCaagtaaatttagttttaggtgaaaaaagaaaataaaaataaagcatTAACTTTtcattagaatttaattaaattaaatcaatttcatTTACTTTATAAGTCTAAATTATTAGcatttaaagaattattcataattgaaatttaaggAATATAATGCTGTctgctattttttattaaagaagaaatggtTTCTTCCCacatatataaaatcattGAAGTTCTACATcctggaaatttatttaataattaactttacTGTCATACAAatcgataatttattaaatttaatatcaattaactaataatttactttGTACATCAATTGGAGCATAACTAAACTTTCTTCAGTAAGattatattcttgaaaaataatctttGGAATGTACGCGATTCCTTGGAGACATTTGTTATCTCCaacagttatttttatttcattgtcTGAGTACCAACACGTTATCCactgcaaaataaaatttttaaatgaaaaattgaaggaATATAAATGTTAGAGCAAAATTATAatcctaattaatttaaaagaccCATTTATTGACACCggcctagttgtttgacacttgcaattttattctaattaaaaaaattaaataatctcaaaaaaccaattttcttaaaatttataattaaaaaattatatttattaatttattagagttgatttgatttttttaattaaaataaaattacaagtgtcATTAACtaggtcttttaccttatctcgttaaaattaatagatcatattaattttataaatctctCGAGACAACGAATTTGTGATTGTTTAGTGACATTACTTTACTTCTCCGAAACTTGGtacagtaataaatttttaaattgttcatgtGTAATATGTTTCTCAGTGACTTTACTTGGATCAAGACTAGCCAACCAAGCTGCTAGAACGTGCTTACATGTCTGGTCTGATTGATCCCTAAGCACTTGGTATctatgatttaataaatagataTATTAATATGACAGAAGTATTAcggtattattttttaattggagTAGTACTTGAAAGCGGCACATGGACAGTAGTTTACGTTgggaaataaaatataagcttCACCGGATAATCCTTGTACTTCAAGCAACCATCTACTAGAATTTATTTCCTTCCAAACACCTTGAGCGTTTGGATCAAAGGctattattttacttattttacttgattcataTAAGCTCAACGCTCTGTCAAAAACGTCACCAAATGCTGAGTAAAGACTAACAAGTGATAAATctgtaactaaaaattaataatagaaattaattcagcagatgtttaataattttaagaatttttctaacaaataaattatagaaaaaaaaaattataaaaaaaattgacgcgtagaaattttaaaaaattaaaaatgcaatttttagaaaataattttttttttttaattatttctataataaataagtataaaatataaaatatttacatttt
This genomic window contains:
- the LOC123261055 gene encoding uncharacterized protein LOC123261055, with protein sequence MESESAIPRKRARSSSSPVPNLSLTECVREFALPQAYPSMAKGNDSSSEAKSPAGATQKSMKLAKFKIKTKDGRELDMKIMPQNTPVTSLNGKTISFSLAKPLIRSDQPVNIMTKGDTLVTTASGTSDIKPSMLASSQDIYKSLNKNPNSAVKYIIPPHLRGVKLSSDLNSRVNMPLRSNIVTNSIYQLDDHNIVVSNDDSIDLSGSYGEGESNGIVMQQGRGWRVLKKEPERTVLRNVQNKSANIITDDNNLNGQKPALLRRGTSLLNRGKNLPFRTVKNANQSNIINRQQVNSNGQPGSRLIRIAGNKRGFDHGYALAADISDQNLINIVDDSNGIINLDDGSNLDGNTVYVLQNNDLLDQEQTETEMNVKNTPQSVPLVNSQGRVNLIRRGNNKNTNSSSDKLNKDGNPRRSGSPMESYRSPYLREDLTDEELSDKLSVVGEALSTVSDEDLKMRALRALEECGFGMERFIPKKPPHNYLSVKDTSSQTNVFGLLDKNDFIRVTGDTNGVERLHEIEKQLINNNKEEKRKACTDTANFREALDEMLDKDVWVDKKSVEQVKNMLKINPVVEKAYKILNRDLKNAKKFDENGLLNVHKAVFGNDPRVLKRHLMMLKVVKESVDIPTQDKQTSLELAIQHSAQPEIVSLLLKNGANPVSPENAYDSALIIASRMSSDYLPQLVQYVSLHNPAINNVDSEGFTALHHCARNGNYRGVMCLIAISADVNARDSKSGRTALFHAFENESINICKELLIAGAKPNIPNFAGHTVLSMFDEEKHFLLKEYIQKYQK
- the LOC123260302 gene encoding zinc finger SWIM domain-containing protein 7-like encodes the protein MSSIPGTSGSNPTADSLIVKQKGISRHVLNKLAEDFKKEQKFTDLSLVSLYSAFGDVFDRALSLYESSKISKIIAFDPNAQGVWKEINSSRWLLEVQGLSGEAYILFPNVNYCPCAAFKYQVLRDQSDQTCKHVLAAWLASLDPSKVTEKHITHEQFKNLLLYQVSEK